The following nucleotide sequence is from Nesterenkonia xinjiangensis.
ACCACCCGGATGATCCGTCCCGGACGGACGATCGAGCTGGTGGAGGCGGAGATGACCGCCCAGGGGCGCACGGCCGTGGTCGCCCGCGGATGGCGGCTGCAGACCGCGGACACCACCGCGGTGGCGGCTGTCGAGGACGCGTCGATCGGCACCCCGGACGGGCTTCCCGGAGGGGACGGCATGTCGGTGTGGCCCGGCGGCTACATCCGTTCCCTGGAGATCCGGGTGGGGGAGGAGCACCGGCCCGGTAGAGGAATCACCTGGCTGCGCAATCCCTATGAGATGGTCGCCGGCCACGCCACCGGCTCGCTGGTCAGGCTCCTGGGCATGGTCGACACCGCCAACGGTGTGGCGCCGCGTGTGTCTCCGGGGCCGGACTCCTGGATGTTTCCCAACGTCGACCTGCAGATCCACCTCCATCGAGCCCCCGTGGGCGAGTGGCTCGGCATGCAGACCTGCCAGACGTTCGGCGAGGACGGGATCGGCCTGACCTCCTCGGTTCTGCATGACATCGCCGGTCCCTTCGGCCGGGCCGAACAGATCCTCACCGTTCGTCCGTTGTGAAGAGAACTCGACGCCGGCCCCGCCCGGTCCCTGAGCTGAACCTGCGTCGGCAGACCGAGTCCCTGGGCGTCAGCGCAGATCTCGAAGAGGCCATCTCCCTGCTGCAAGGCACCCGTGACGGATCTGCAGTTCCGCTGCTGCGGCTCTATCGTCCGCTCCCCACGGTCGCCTTCGGCCAGCGCGACCGTCGACTGCCCGGTTTCGAGGCCGCGGCTCAGGCTTGCCGTCGGCTGGGGTACGAGCCGCTGGTGCGCCGGGCAGGGGGCCGTGCGGCGGCCTACCACCCAGGCTGCCTCGTGGTGGACCACATCGAACCTGACCCGGACCCGATCGTGGAGTCGCGAGACCGCTTTGCCGCCTTCGGAGAGCTGCTCACCGACGTGCTGGTCTCCTGCGGCCTGGACGCACGCCTGGGAGAGATCCCCGGTGAGTACTGCGCCGGCAGGGAATCCGTCCATGCTGTCGGAGGCGGTGAGACCGGGGCCTGGTCGTCCGACCGCCGGGTGAAGATCATCGGCACCGCCCAGCGCGTGATCGCCACCGGCTGGCTGTTCTCCTCGGTGATCGTCGTCCAGGGCGGCCCTTCTGTGCGTCGTGTCCTCAGCGAGGTGTACGGGCATCTGAACATCCCCTGGGATCCGCTGACCGCCGGCGCGGCCGACGAGCTGCGTCCTGGTCTGGACGTGGACGCAGTGGAGCAGGCCGTGCTGGAGACCTATAGGCGCCACTGGCGGCTCGTCCCCGAGAGGCACGAGGCCGTGACGTCGGGATGAGCGCCGCGCAGCGGGTCCCGCTGTCGGGTGTCAGTGTCCGCGGTCTACCCATTCTTGGAGGTGGGGCTTCTCGGCCTGGATCCGGGTGGAGTCTCCGTGGCCGGGGTGGACCTCGGTGTTCTCGGGGAGCTTGGTGAAGATCTGGTCTCGGATGGACTCGATGATCGTCTCGAAGCTGCTGTGGGACCGACCAGTGGCTCCGGGGCCTCCTTGGAAGAGGGTGTCCCCGGAGAAGAGCACCGAGCCGCGGGAGCCGTCGGTGTGGGGGAGGTCTTCGGCGTAGAAGCAGGTGGAGCCGGGGGAGTGTCCGGGGGTGTGGATGGCGGTCAGGCGGGTGTCGGAGATGGTGAAGACATCGCCATCGGAGATCTCCACCTCAGGCAGGGCATGGGCGTGGACCTGCTCCCAGAGCACGTGATCGGCGGGGTTGAGATGGATGCGGCCCCCGACCTTGCGCTGGACCTCGAAGACTTCACGGATGTGATCGTCATGGCCATGGGTGAGCAGGATGCCCAAGACCTGGCGGTCACCGACCTGCTGGGCCACAGCCTCGGCGTCGTGGGCGGGGTCGATGATGAGCACTTCCTGGTCATCGCCGAGGAGGTAGACGTTGTTCTCCACCTCCCAGGTTCCTCCGTCCAGGGAGAAGGTTCCTGCGGTGATCAGATGTTCGATGCGTGCCGTGGTGGTCATCGGGTGGACTCCTCTTAGCCGATTTCGACGACGCTGCGCAGGACGTCGCCGTGGTTCATGGTGGTGAAGGCTTCTTGGACTTGGTCCAGGCGGATGCGCTCGGTGACGAAGGCATCCAGGTCTAGGCGATTCTGGCGGTAGAGGTCCACCAGCATGGGGAAGTCGCGGCTGGGCAGGCAGTCGCCGTACCAGGAGGATTTCAGGGCTCCGCCGCGGCCGAAGATGTCGATCATGGGCAGTTCCACGCTCCAGGAGGGGTCTGGGACACCGACGAGTACGACGCGGCCGGCGAGGTCGCGGGCGTAGAAGGCTTGGGTGTAGGTCTCGGGGCGGGCGACGGCGTCGATGACGACATCGGCGCCGAATCCGCCGGTGAGTTCGCGGATGGCTTCTACCGGATCAGTGCTGCCTGCCTCCACAGTGTGGGTGGCGCCGAGTTGGCGGGCTTTGTCGAGTTTTCTGGGGTCGAGGTCTACGGCGATGATGGTGGTGGCTCCGGCGAGGCGGGCTCCGGCGATGGCGGCGGTGCCGACTCCGCCGCAGCCGATCACGGCCACCGATTCTCCGCGGGCCACCTCACCGGTGTTGATCGCTGCCCCGATGCCGGCCATCACCCCGCAGCCCAGGAGTCCGATGGCGGCGTCGTGCTCTTCTTTGGTGTCTTCGATGAGGGTGCATTGGCCGGCGGCGACCAGGGTCTTTTCGGCGAAGGCGCCGATGCCTAGGGCGGGTTCTAGGGGGGTGCCGTCGGTCAGGGTCATTTTCTGGGTGGCGTTGTGGGTGTTGAAGCAGTATTGGGGCTGGCCTTTGCGGCAGGCGCGGCAGTCTGCGCAGACGGCGCGCCAGTTCAGGATGACTTTGTCCCCGGGGCTGATCGAGGTGACTCCTTCGCCGATGGCGGTGACGCGGCCGGTGGCTTCGTGGCCTAGCAGGTAGGGGTAGTTCTGGCCGATGAGGCCTTTTTGGTAGTGCTGATCGGTTTGGCAGACCCCGCAGGTGAGGATGTCCACCAGGGCCTCTCCGGGGCCGGGGTCGGGGATGATGATCTTCTCCAGGGTGGCTGGGGCGTCTTGGGCGGTGACGACGACAGCATTGACGGTATGAGGCATCAGGCTCTCCGAGACTCGGCAGGTGGTCCGCTCATCATGGCATCATCGACCCCGGTCGGGGAAGAGCGAGAACCTGGTCAGCACGTCCAAGACTGCAGGTCAGCGGCCTGCTCGGAGGCAGGGGTCTGCACATGTCACCTGCCGCGTCGGCTCAGATGCCCAGCGCCTGCGGCAGCTCGATCGCGATGCTGGCGGCGACCAGCAGGTAGATCAGCACCAACACGACCCACCACCAGTCCGCGGTCACCCGGCG
It contains:
- a CDS encoding S-(hydroxymethyl)mycothiol dehydrogenase encodes the protein MPHTVNAVVVTAQDAPATLEKIIIPDPGPGEALVDILTCGVCQTDQHYQKGLIGQNYPYLLGHEATGRVTAIGEGVTSISPGDKVILNWRAVCADCRACRKGQPQYCFNTHNATQKMTLTDGTPLEPALGIGAFAEKTLVAAGQCTLIEDTKEEHDAAIGLLGCGVMAGIGAAINTGEVARGESVAVIGCGGVGTAAIAGARLAGATTIIAVDLDPRKLDKARQLGATHTVEAGSTDPVEAIRELTGGFGADVVIDAVARPETYTQAFYARDLAGRVVLVGVPDPSWSVELPMIDIFGRGGALKSSWYGDCLPSRDFPMLVDLYRQNRLDLDAFVTERIRLDQVQEAFTTMNHGDVLRSVVEIG
- a CDS encoding thioesterase family protein, which produces MGDFFYEPLGDGRFRSTVHAQGAWNPHEQHMAPATGLLTHALESFQPREDLRLARLSLDIHGIIHAGEVEVTTRMIRPGRTIELVEAEMTAQGRTAVVARGWRLQTADTTAVAAVEDASIGTPDGLPGGDGMSVWPGGYIRSLEIRVGEEHRPGRGITWLRNPYEMVAGHATGSLVRLLGMVDTANGVAPRVSPGPDSWMFPNVDLQIHLHRAPVGEWLGMQTCQTFGEDGIGLTSSVLHDIAGPFGRAEQILTVRPL
- a CDS encoding lipoyl protein ligase domain-containing protein, with the translated sequence MKRTRRRPRPVPELNLRRQTESLGVSADLEEAISLLQGTRDGSAVPLLRLYRPLPTVAFGQRDRRLPGFEAAAQACRRLGYEPLVRRAGGRAAAYHPGCLVVDHIEPDPDPIVESRDRFAAFGELLTDVLVSCGLDARLGEIPGEYCAGRESVHAVGGGETGAWSSDRRVKIIGTAQRVIATGWLFSSVIVVQGGPSVRRVLSEVYGHLNIPWDPLTAGAADELRPGLDVDAVEQAVLETYRRHWRLVPERHEAVTSG
- a CDS encoding MBL fold metallo-hydrolase; amino-acid sequence: MTTTARIEHLITAGTFSLDGGTWEVENNVYLLGDDQEVLIIDPAHDAEAVAQQVGDRQVLGILLTHGHDDHIREVFEVQRKVGGRIHLNPADHVLWEQVHAHALPEVEISDGDVFTISDTRLTAIHTPGHSPGSTCFYAEDLPHTDGSRGSVLFSGDTLFQGGPGATGRSHSSFETIIESIRDQIFTKLPENTEVHPGHGDSTRIQAEKPHLQEWVDRGH